The bacterium genome has a segment encoding these proteins:
- a CDS encoding 6-carboxytetrahydropterin synthase, with protein sequence MFEIRWETIVDSAHRLYEHTRKCAFLHGHSYRIKLRMGGKVSGDGILVDFGLLKEKIHNLLDHKVILNRKDPLVDVLKTAGQKLVVLDRNPSAENLALLCCSIILSEFENVSWVEAEVFETPNQSGFVSMERGDLEKVEYEVTE encoded by the coding sequence ATGTTTGAAATTAGATGGGAAACCATAGTGGATTCGGCACACCGTTTGTATGAGCACACCAGGAAGTGTGCATTCCTACATGGGCATAGTTATAGGATAAAGTTGAGAATGGGTGGGAAAGTATCTGGTGATGGCATTCTCGTTGATTTCGGGCTTTTGAAAGAAAAAATACACAATCTCCTCGATCACAAGGTTATCCTTAATCGGAAAGATCCACTGGTTGATGTGCTTAAGACTGCTGGTCAAAAGCTCGTTGTCCTCGACAGGAATCCCAGTGCAGAGAATCTCGCCCTTCTTTGTTGTTCCATTATATTGAGCGAGTTTGAAAATGTTAGCTGGGTTGAGGCCGAAGTGTTCGAAACCCCGAATCAGAGTGGCTTTGTGAGCATGGAGAGAGGTGATCTGGAGAAGGTGGAGTATGAGGTGACAGAATGA